TGCCTAAAAACACCGAGTTAGTTTTCAACCAAAAACCGGAGCAGAAACTGGCTTTTATCGAAAACCTGCAAAAACAAGGCAAGAACGTCTTGATGATTGGTGACGGTTTAAACGATGCCGGAGCCTTAGCACAAAGTAATGTCGGGATTTCTATATCCGAAAATGTGAATGTCTTTTCACCGGCTTGTGATGGTATCCTTGACGCGTCTCAGTTTAAGAAAATTGATTTCTTTTTAGGCTATTCTAAAAATGCGATGCGCACTATTTACATGAGTTTTGGGTTGTCGTTATTGTATAATGTGGTTGGATTGAGTTTTGCCGTGTCCGGAAATTTATTGCCCATAGTGGCGGCTATCATTATGCCATTGAGTACGATTACTATTGTCGGTTTTGTAACTGTGATGAGTAACTATTTCGCCCGAAAATAATAAGAAAAGGGAACTCAGCTTATCGCTTTTTTATGGAAGTACTTTCACGGGTACTCATTTAAAATTAGAGTCGCTTTATTTTCTTGCGACATAAAACAAAACCTAATTTATAAAAGATGGTTTACTTGAATAATCCATTACAAAAATAGCATAAGGTATCGGTATATTATTTTCCTGTTACGCTTCGACTTTTGTTCGATGTTGGTTCGCAAAGGGGTAGTACAATACCGAACAAAACCCGAACAAAACCGCAAGGAAAATAGACCAAGTCAGACGTCGTTTTACAATTCCTGTTTTAATTTCAACAGTATGATAAATATCATATTTTAAGAATAACCCCAACAGTAACTTTGCTTACACAAATTAGAGGTATGAGTGTCATTTATTTATTAATATCCATCAGTATTATCGTAGCAGGAGTGTTTTTATACGCTTTTTTAAGAGCCGTGAAAACGGGTCAGTATGACGATGATTACACCCCATCGGTTCGAATGCTTTTTGACGATGAGTTGGTTAAAGGAAGTACCAAACCGGAGCTTCCAAATTCAGAAACAGAGAATATCAAAACTAGAATAAAAACCAAAATAATTTAAACAATGGAAATGCAACAATTTTATTACGACAACAAAATTGTAAAGAAGTTTCTCTACGCCAGTATCATTTTTGGCTTAGTAGGAATGCTGGTAGGGCTATTATTAGCCGTATTTTTTCTTTTCCCGAACTTAACTGACGGTGTATCGTTTTTAAGCTTCGGTCGATTGAGACCTTTACATACCAATGCGGTAATTTTTGCCTTTGTAGGTAACGCTATGTTTGCCGGAGTGTATTACTCTTTGCAACGTTTACTAAAGGCCAGAATGTACAGTAATTTTTTAAGTAATCTTCACTTCTGGGGATGGCAGTTAATTATCGTTGCGGCGGCTATTACGCTGCCTTTAGGTTACACTACCTCTAAAGAGTACGCCGAATTAGAATGGCCTATTGATATTGCCATCGCTTTAATTTGGGTAGCTTTTGGTATTAACATGATTGGTACCATTATTAAAAGAAGAGAGCGTCATTTATATGTGGCAATTTGGTTTTACATAGCCACTTTTGTTACCGTAGCCGTATTGCATATTTTCAATAGTTTAGAATTACCGGTTTCGGCTTTAAAAAGTTATTCGGTTTATGCCGGAGTACAAGATGCCTTAGTACAATGGTGGTACGGACACAACGCGGTGGCCTTCTTCTTAACCACTCCGTTCTTGGGAATGATGTACTATTTTGTACCCAAAGCGGCTAACCGTCCTGTTTATTCTTATAGATTATCCATCATCCACTTCTGGTCATTGATTTTCCTTTACATCTGGGCAGGACCACACCACTTATTGTATTCTTGTTTACCGGATTGGGCACAAAACTTAGGAGTAGTATTCTCTATTATGTTGATTGCACCATCTTGGGGAGGTATGATTAATGGACTATTAACCTTAAGAGGGGTTTGGGACAAAGTGCGTACGGATTCAGTATTAAAATTCTTCGTAGTAGCAATTACCGGTTATGGTATGGCCACTTTTGAAGGCCCTATGTTATCTCTTAAAAATGTAAATGCTATTGCTCACTTTACCGATTGGATTATTGCTCACGTGCACGTTGGGGCTTTAGCTTGGAACGGATTCTTAATCTTCGGTATGATTTACTGGTTGATTCCACGTTTGACAAAAACTACGCTATATTCTGAAAAACTAGCCAATTTCCATTTCTGGATTGGAACTTTAGGAATTGTATTGTATGCTTTACCAATGTATGTGGCCGGATTTACACAGGCTTCTATGTGGAAACAATTCAAACCGGACGGAACGTTACAATATGGTAACTTCTTAGAAACCGTAACGCAAATTATGCCAATGTATTGGATGAGAGCTATTGGAGGTTCTTTATACTTAATCGGTATGCTTGTATTGATTTACAATATTGTAAAAACAGTAAAACAAGGAAGCACTGTAGAAGATGAATTAGCGGAAGCTCCTGAGTTATCTAAAATTACTACCGGAAGATTGAAAGGTGAAAAATTCCACCCTTGGTTAGAAAGACGTCCTATTCAATTGACCATCTTAGCTACTGTTGCTATCTTAATTGGAGGTATTATTCAAATTGTACCAACCATTATGGTAAAATCAAACATACCAACGATTGCTGCGGTAAAACCTTATACACCGCTTGAATTACAAGGACGTGATTTATACATCCGTGAAGGTTGTGTGGGTTGTCACTCTCAAATGATTCGTCCGTTCCGTTCAGAAGTAGTTCGTTATGGTGATTATTCTAAATCAGGTGAATATGTATACGATCACCCATTCTTATGGGGTTCTAAACGTACCGGTCCGGATTTACACCGTGAAGGAGGTAAGTATAATGACAACTGGCATTTTAACCACATGTGGAGTCCACAAAGTATTTCACCGGGTTCTATTATGCCGGCTTACAAATGGTTGTTTGATAACAAAGCCATGGACTATTCAAGTACAGAAGCAAAAATGAAAGTAATGCAAACCATGGGCGTGCCTTACACAGAAGCTGATATTACTAATGCCAAACAAAGTATCGAAGCTCAAGCTTCAACTATCGAGAAGAATCTTTACAACGATCCTGATTTTGTAAAATCATACGAAGCCAGTAAAGCCAAAGCCGTAGCTAAGGGAGAAGCTTTTGTACCAATGAAAGACAGAGAGATTGTAGCCTTGATTGCATACTTGCAACGTTTAGGAACGGATATCAAAGTAAAAAACACTAAATAGTAAATCGCCATGTTAAAGTTTGTGCAACATAATTTAGAATCTATTGCCGGAGTAGCAATATATCCTATCATTTCCTTACTGATTTGCTTTACTTTTTTCGTAGGTCTGTTCTTTTGGGTGTTTACCTATAAAAAAGAAAAGATTCAGGAATTGAGCGAGCTTCCTATCAAAGAATAATAAATCAAAAGTTATAATCATGAAAAAATTAATCCCAGTATATGTCAGAGTACCGTTGATTTTTGCCAGTGTTTTTGCAGCATTGGAATACTTCATCGACTCAGGCGACCGCCCAGCTTTTATCAAATACCCGATGGTAGCTTTGTTTTTAGTAGTATTTCTTTTCTTGCTGGTTGCCATTGAAATGGTCATTAGTGCGGTAGACAATGTGACCTATCACATGTTGTCCGAAGAACAGAAAAAACAATTGGCCGAGGCTCAGTCTGTGCCTTTCACCGAAAGTGCTTTCTACCAAAGTATCTTGAAAAAATTAACCCGTTCTAAAAGCGTTGAACAAGAAGCCGATGTTATGCTAGACCATAACTATGATGGTATTCGCGAGTTAGATAATGTGTTACCACCATGGTGGGTATACTTGTTCTATGGTACGATTATTTTTGCCGGTATTTACTTGGTACGTTTCCACATTATGGGCGATTACAATCAGGATCAGGAATTTCAAACCGAGATGAATGAGGCTAAAGTTGCTGTTGATGCTTATATGAAAACCGCTCCGGATATGATGAGTAAAGACAAAGTAACCTTGTTAACAGATGCTCCTAGTCTAGCAGCCGGTAAAACGATATTCCAAACCAACTGTATTGCTTGTCACCGAGCAGATGGTGGTGGGCAAATCGGGCCGAACCTTACCGATGAGTTTTGGATTAACGGTGGTGGTATTAAAAATGTGTTCAACACCATTATGGAAGGTGGTCGTGACGGTAAAGGAATGGTTTCTTGGAAAGCGACTATCAAGCCATCCGATATTCAAAAAGTAGCTAGTTATGTCCTTTCATTACAAGGTTCAAAACCGGCGAATCCGAAACCTACAGAGCAAGAAGCTAAGGAGTGGAAAGAAGAGGGCGCTGCTACGGCTCCGGCTGCACCAGCAGTGGCTGACAGTACTAAAGTAGCCGTAAAATAATTAAATAAACGTTTTTACTAAAACGCAATACCATGTCCGACAAGCACGAAGATGATAGTTTCAGAGATAGTATAAGTACTATTGATGCCAAAGGCAAAAGAGCTTGGATTTTTCCAAAAATTCCGAAAGGAAAATTATATGAGCGCAGAAAATGGTTGAGTTACTTCTTACTGTTGTTTCTGTTTTCTGCGCCCTTTATAAAGGTAAATCACCATCAGTTTATGATGTTTAATGTGTTAGAACGTCGTTTTAACTTATTTGGTTTTCCTTTTTGGCCACAAGATTTCCACATTTTCGTAATCATCATGATTATTGGTGTGGTAGGATTGACCCTATTTACAGTGGCATTCGGGCGGATCTTTTGTGGTTGGTTTTGTCCGCAAACCATCTTTATGGAAATGCTGTTTCGCCGCATTGAATTTTGGATAGATGGTGATCGTGGTGCCCAAATTCGGTTAGCCAAACAAGAATGGAATGCCGAAAAAATTAGAAAACGATTAACCAAATGGTTCATTTTCTTTGTGATTTCGTTTTGGATAGCCAATGTGTTTTTAGCCTACTTAATCAGTAGCGATAAATTAATTCTGCTAATAAAAGAAGGACCGGCCAATAATACGTCAACGCTCATTGCTTTATTGATTTTTACTGCCGTATTCTATTTTATCTATGCCTGGTTCAGAGAGCAAGTCTGTATTATTGCTTGTCCTTATGGCAGAATGCAAGGGGTTTTATTGGATAACAAATCCATCAACGTTGCCTACGATCATGTGCGGGGTGAAAAAGAAAAAGGAAGAGCCAAATTCAATAAAAATGAAGACCGAGCGGCTTCCGGAAAAGGCGATTGTATTGATTGCAGTTTGTGTGTGCATGTATGTCCAACCGGAATCGATATTAGACACGGAACGCAACTAGAATGTGTGAATTGCACAGCTTGCATTGATGTTTGCGACAGCATGATG
Above is a genomic segment from Flavobacterium phycosphaerae containing:
- the ccoN gene encoding cytochrome-c oxidase, cbb3-type subunit I, whose product is MEMQQFYYDNKIVKKFLYASIIFGLVGMLVGLLLAVFFLFPNLTDGVSFLSFGRLRPLHTNAVIFAFVGNAMFAGVYYSLQRLLKARMYSNFLSNLHFWGWQLIIVAAAITLPLGYTTSKEYAELEWPIDIAIALIWVAFGINMIGTIIKRRERHLYVAIWFYIATFVTVAVLHIFNSLELPVSALKSYSVYAGVQDALVQWWYGHNAVAFFLTTPFLGMMYYFVPKAANRPVYSYRLSIIHFWSLIFLYIWAGPHHLLYSCLPDWAQNLGVVFSIMLIAPSWGGMINGLLTLRGVWDKVRTDSVLKFFVVAITGYGMATFEGPMLSLKNVNAIAHFTDWIIAHVHVGALAWNGFLIFGMIYWLIPRLTKTTLYSEKLANFHFWIGTLGIVLYALPMYVAGFTQASMWKQFKPDGTLQYGNFLETVTQIMPMYWMRAIGGSLYLIGMLVLIYNIVKTVKQGSTVEDELAEAPELSKITTGRLKGEKFHPWLERRPIQLTILATVAILIGGIIQIVPTIMVKSNIPTIAAVKPYTPLELQGRDLYIREGCVGCHSQMIRPFRSEVVRYGDYSKSGEYVYDHPFLWGSKRTGPDLHREGGKYNDNWHFNHMWSPQSISPGSIMPAYKWLFDNKAMDYSSTEAKMKVMQTMGVPYTEADITNAKQSIEAQASTIEKNLYNDPDFVKSYEASKAKAVAKGEAFVPMKDREIVALIAYLQRLGTDIKVKNTK
- the ccoS gene encoding cbb3-type cytochrome oxidase assembly protein CcoS, translating into MSVIYLLISISIIVAGVFLYAFLRAVKTGQYDDDYTPSVRMLFDDELVKGSTKPELPNSETENIKTRIKTKII
- the ccoG gene encoding cytochrome c oxidase accessory protein CcoG; protein product: MSDKHEDDSFRDSISTIDAKGKRAWIFPKIPKGKLYERRKWLSYFLLLFLFSAPFIKVNHHQFMMFNVLERRFNLFGFPFWPQDFHIFVIIMIIGVVGLTLFTVAFGRIFCGWFCPQTIFMEMLFRRIEFWIDGDRGAQIRLAKQEWNAEKIRKRLTKWFIFFVISFWIANVFLAYLISSDKLILLIKEGPANNTSTLIALLIFTAVFYFIYAWFREQVCIIACPYGRMQGVLLDNKSINVAYDHVRGEKEKGRAKFNKNEDRAASGKGDCIDCSLCVHVCPTGIDIRHGTQLECVNCTACIDVCDSMMENVGLPKGLIRYASEDEIVKKEKFVFTNRMKGYVAILAILTGVFIGMLFLRNEVEATILRLPGQLFQHKGDKISNIYTFKIVNKTSINFDKVHIELVNQKGEVKMVGPRYFKVKREGISEGTLFIEIKEALLESDKTKLVLDVYNDNKLIDTETTNFLGPRSFE
- a CDS encoding cbb3-type cytochrome c oxidase N-terminal domain-containing protein, which gives rise to MKKLIPVYVRVPLIFASVFAALEYFIDSGDRPAFIKYPMVALFLVVFLFLLVAIEMVISAVDNVTYHMLSEEQKKQLAEAQSVPFTESAFYQSILKKLTRSKSVEQEADVMLDHNYDGIRELDNVLPPWWVYLFYGTIIFAGIYLVRFHIMGDYNQDQEFQTEMNEAKVAVDAYMKTAPDMMSKDKVTLLTDAPSLAAGKTIFQTNCIACHRADGGGQIGPNLTDEFWINGGGIKNVFNTIMEGGRDGKGMVSWKATIKPSDIQKVASYVLSLQGSKPANPKPTEQEAKEWKEEGAATAPAAPAVADSTKVAVK
- a CDS encoding CcoQ/FixQ family Cbb3-type cytochrome c oxidase assembly chaperone — protein: MLKFVQHNLESIAGVAIYPIISLLICFTFFVGLFFWVFTYKKEKIQELSELPIKE